From the genome of Vicia villosa cultivar HV-30 ecotype Madison, WI linkage group LG2, Vvil1.0, whole genome shotgun sequence, one region includes:
- the LOC131652639 gene encoding probable polyamine transporter At3g19553: MGEASDDSTSTKSNPKLTLFPLIALIFYEVSGGPFGIEDSIKAGAGPLLSLLGFLLFPLIWSIPEALVTAELATTFPHNGGYVLWISSAFGPFWGFQEGFWKWFSGVMDNALYPVLFLDYLKHSFPVFDLMVARIPALLGITFLLTYLNYRGLHIVGFTAVLLAVFSLSPFVVMAILSVPKIRPRRWLVVDFNKVNWRGYFNNMFWNLNYWDKASTLAGEVENPSKTFPKALFGGLVLVICSYLIPLLAGTGALSSSPSEWADGYFAEVGMLIGGFWLKLWIQAAAAMSNLGLFEAEMSSDAFQLLGMSKLGLLPAVFASRSKYGTPTVSILFSASGVIFLSWMSFQQILEFLNFLYAIGMLLEFAAFITLRLKKPNLCRPYRVPLQTFWAAMLCLPPSLLLILVMCLASLRTFFVTGAVAMVGFILYPILIQAKDKNWLLFEAEQLSSPSNGWQECIPIVSELVDQESKDTELLLSSPLPIVEEELLLIPSDSNPS, encoded by the exons ATGGGTGAAGCAAGTGATGATTCCACTTCCACCAAATCCAATCCAAAACTAACCTTATTCCCTCTCATCGCTCTCATCTTCTACGAAGTCTCCGGCGGTCCTTTCGGAATCGAAGATTCCATCAAAGCCGGCGCCGGTCCTCTTCTCTCCCTCCTCGGTTTCTTACTTTTCCCTCTCATTTGGAGCATTCCCGAAGCTCTCGTCACCGCCGAACTCGCCACAACCTTCCCTCACAACGGCGGTTATGTACTTTGGATTTCATCAGCTTTTGGTCCCTTTTGGGGCTTCCAAGAAGGCTTCTGGAAATGGTTCAGTGGCGTCATGGATAACGCTCTTTACCCTGTTTTGTTCCTCGATTACTTGAAGCATTCTTTTCCGGTTTTTGACTTAATGGTAGCGAGAATTCCTGCTCTTTTGGGAATCACTTTTTTGCTTACTTATTTGAATTACAGAGGTCTTCACATTGTTGGTTTCACTGCTGTTTTGTTGGCTGTTTTTTCGCTTTCGCCGTTTGTTGTTATGGCGATTCTTTCTGTTCCGAAGATTAGGCCGAGGCGATGGCTTGTTGTCGATTTTAACAAAGTGAATTGGCGTGGTTACTTTAATAACATGTTCTGGAATTTGAATTATTGGGATAAGGCTAGTACTCTTGCAGGGGAGGTTGAAAATCCGAGTAAGACGTTTCCGAAAGCGCTTTTTGGAGGGTTGGTTTTGGTGATATGTTCGTATTTGATTCCGTTGCTTGCGGGGACTGGTGCTTTGAGTTCGTCTCCGAGTGAATGGGCTGATGGTTATTTTGCTGAAGTGGGTATGTTGATTGGTGGATTTTGGCTTAAACTGTGGATTCAAGCCGCGGCTGCCATGTCTAATCTCGGTTTGTTTGAAGCGGAGATGAGTAGTGATGCTTTTCAGCTTCTAGGGATGAGCAAATTGGGATTGCTTCCAGCAGTTTTTGCATCAAG GTCTAAGTATGGAACACCGACTGTTAGCATTTTGTTCTCTGCTAGTGGAGTTATCTTCTTGTCATGGATGAGCTTTCAGCAAATACTGGAGTTTCTCAATTTCTTATATGCTATAGGAATGCTTCTTGAGTTTGCAGCTTTTATAACATTGAGATTGAAGAAGCCAAATCTTTGCAGACCTTATAGAGTTCCGTTGCAAACATTTTGGGCAGCCATGCTTTGTTTGCCTCCTTCTTTGTTGCTTATACTTGTTATGTGTCTGGCGTCTTTGAGAACGTTCTTTGTGACTGGAGCAGTGGCAATGGTCGGATTTATATTGTACCCTATCTTGATTCAAGCCAAGGATAAAAATTGGTTACTTTTTGAAGCTGAACAACTTTCATCGCCTTCCAATGGTTGGCAGGAATGTATTCCAATTGTTTCAGAATTGGTTGATCAAGAAAGCAAGGATACTGAGCTTCTTTTGAGTTCACCATTGCCTATTGTGGAAGAAGAATTGTTGTTAATACCAAGTGATTCTAACCCAAGCTAG
- the LOC131652640 gene encoding leucine-rich repeat protein 2-like, translating to MSPSISLSAIFLILLLLQSPLPSLSTNSEGNALHALRTRLSDPNNVLQSWDPTLVNSCTWFHVTCDSNNHVIRLDLGNSNISGSLGPELAQLTHLQYLELYNNNINGKIPEELGNLKNLISMDLYNNKFEGNIPKSFSNLKAIKFLRLNNNKLTGPIPRELTHLKNLKILDVSNNNLCGTIPVDGNFGSFPAESFENNALNGPELKGLVPYDFGC from the exons ATGTCTCCTTCAATTTCTCTCTCTGCTATATttctcatcctcctcctccttcAATCTCCTCTCCCATCTCTCTCAACAAACTCCGAAGGAAACGCTTTACACGCTTTGAGAACCAGGCTTTCTGATCCCAACAACGTTCTTCAAAGCTGGGACCCAACTCTTGTTAACTCATGCACTTGGTTCCATGTTACCTGCGACTCCAACAACCACGTTATTCGCCT AGACTTGGGTAATTCTAACATCTCTGGTTCTTTGGGACCTGAACTAGCTCAATTAACTCATCTTCAATACTT GgagttatataataataatattaatggaAAAATTCCTGAGGAACTTGGTAATTTGAAGAATCTGATAAGTATGGATTTGTATAATAATAAATTTGAAGGGAATATCCCAAAGTCATTTAGCAACTTGAAGGCAATTAAATTCCT GAGGTTAAACAACAATAAGCTCACAGGACCTATCCCAAGAGAACTTACTCATCTTAAAAATCTCAAAATTCT TGATGTTTCTAATAATAACCTCTGTGGAACAATACCAGTAGATGGCAACTTTGGATCTTTCCCAGCAGAAAG TTTTGAAAATAACGCACTCAACGGCCCAGAACTGAAAGGACTGGTTCCTTATGACTTTGGATGCTAA